One stretch of Hevea brasiliensis isolate MT/VB/25A 57/8 chromosome 12, ASM3005281v1, whole genome shotgun sequence DNA includes these proteins:
- the LOC131171237 gene encoding uncharacterized protein LOC131171237, with product MCVTDMGADENNSCKAKNTGWKRRSIFWDLPYWSTNMLRHNLDVMHIEKNVFENIFNTVMNVEGKTKDNAKSREDLKEFCHRPELERDMATGKYPKASYTLDKQSKAVLCEWLKNLRFPDGYVSNMGRCIDMRKLKLFGMKSHDCHVFMQRLLPIAFRELLPKNVWQALTELSNFFRELTSTTLREEAMLQLNEEIPIILCKLERIFPPSFFDSMEHLPVHLAYEAWIAGPVQYRWMYPFERYLRKLKNNVKNKAKVEGSICNAYLVEEASSFCAHYFEPHVNTRHRKVPRNDDTVEHMDEHPGNLSIFTHSGRPLGKGKVRYLTEQEFQAAQMYILLNCIEVKPYIDIFVNELHMANPNINDKQVDEKLEREFDKWFNKYVHNPSNNISSQYEPFVLAIQAAQVNYSIYPSLKRDKDDWWAVFKIKARSVIDLPEQVNVTTPPAREEPFQEDEMEVPLIQIDDDDDQQQYLNDQNGVLVEINEEDVEDEEELELDSESDEECDDVYDSDTN from the exons ATGTGTGTCACAGATATGGGTGCAGATGAGAATAACAGTTGCAAAGCAAAAAACACGGGTTGGAAGAGACGGAGCATTTTTTGGGATTTGCCATATTGGAGTACTAACATGCTTCGCCACAACCTGGATGTCATGCATATAGAGAAAAAtgtatttgaaaatatttttaatactgtgATGAATGTTGAAGGGAAGACGAAGGACAATGCAAAATCAAGGGAAGATTTGAAAGAGTTTTGTCACCGACCTGAGTTAGAGAGGGATATGGCAACAGGAAAGTATCCTAAAGCAAGTTACACATTAGACAAACAATCAAAAGCAGTATTGTGTGAATGGCTTAAAAATCTTAGATTCCCAGATGGTTATGTGTCAAACATGGGTAGGTGTATAGACATGCGAAAACTAAAGTTGtttgggatgaaaagccatgattGTCATGTCTTTATGCAAAGATTACTCCCAATAGCATTTAGGGAATTGCTTCCAAAAAATGTGTGGCAAGCATTGACCGAATTGAGCAATTTCTTTAGAGAGTTAACTTCAACAACACTTAGAGAAGAAGCCATGTTACAGCTCAATGAAGAGATTCCTATAATATTATGTAAACTTGAGCGTATATTCCCTCCAAGTTTCTTTGACTCCATGGAACATCTCCCAGTACATTTGGCTTATGAAGCATGGATTGCTGGTCCTGTGCAATATCGGTGGATGTATCCATTTGAGAG GTACCTTAGGAAGTTAAAaaataatgtgaaaaataaagccaaaGTGGAAGGTTCCATATGCAATGCATACTTAGTTGAAGAAGCATCGTCATTCTGCGCTCATTATTTTGAACCCCATGTCAACACAAGGCATCGAAAGGTTCCACGCAATGATGATACAGTCGAACATATGGATGAACATCCAGGGAATCTATCAATTTTCACTCATTCTGGTAGGCCACTAGGAAAAGGAAAGGTTAGATATCTCACAGAACAAGAATTTCAAGCAGCACAAATGTACATCTTGTTGAATTGTATAGAAGTAAAACCGTACATTGA CATTTTTGTTAATGAGTTACACATGGCCAATCCAAATATCAATGATAAACAAGTTGATGAGAAACTAGAGCGTGAATTTGATAAGTGGTTCAATAAATATGTTCACAATCCCTCCAATAATATATCAAGCCA GTATGAACCATTTGTTCTTGCTATCCAAGCTGCTCAGGTGAATTATTCCATATATCCAAGCTTAAAACGTGACAAGGATGATTGGTGGGCTGTGTTCAAAATCAAAGCGAGATCTGTTATTGATCTTCCTGAGCAAGTGAATGTCACAACCCCCCCTGCACGGGAAGAACCATttcaagaagatgaaatggaagtCCCTTTGATTCAAATTGACGATGATGATGATCAACAACAATATTTGAATGATCAAAACGGTGTACTAGTTGAAATTAATGAAGAggatgttgaagatgaagaagagctTGAATTGGACTCAGAAAGTGATGAGGAATGCGATGATGTATATGATAGTGATACTAATTAG